Genomic DNA from Coregonus clupeaformis isolate EN_2021a chromosome 26, ASM2061545v1, whole genome shotgun sequence:
gggattatttatttatttacatttattttgtcattttttgTAAGATTTGAAAATAGATAATAAAACAAATTTAAACTGAAATGTTAATTTCTTTCTTCCCTGAAACATGAAAGTATGAAACAAATGTACCTTTACATTGTTTCAATGACATAACGGaaaccattatttattttttgggggtacTTTTTACACCTTTTGCTCCCCAggtttcgtgatatccaattggtagttacagtcttgtcccatcgctgcaactcccgtacggactcgggagaggcaaaggtcgagagccatgtgtcctccgaaacacgaccctaccaagccgcactgcttcttgacacactgttcgcttaacccggaagccagccgcaccaatgtgtcggaggaaacaccgaaACATCTGGCGACCCAAGTCAGCTTGCATGCGcctggcccaccacaaggagtcgctagagcgcaatgggacaaggacatccctgcctgccaaaccctcccctaaggacctcatgggtctcccggtcgcggacggCTGCgaaacagcctgggatcgaacccgggtctgtagtgatgccttaagtactgcgatgcagtgccttagaccgctgcaccacttgaGAGGCCCGGAAACGACTTTTCAATCACATTTTTTTTCTTTGAGCGAGGCTGAAAAGAACATTTGACCTACACAGATTGGTTGTTCCGACACGTaggcaactatggggcaaaacagatggggttggcttagactgttgacaacatgtgaactatatttaatctccaaatgtttattgaaaacaaatacatttgcacaatgagcacttgtctctcaaatacatctttacagttgttggttcgctagctagcgaatatttgccatattagcatatagacatgacatcagtcaaaacacctaaaaacaagacatggtgtcaatAACAAGATatgagctgaaacgagccacctacgattctcCACAAGGcggcttcttgtcattgttgcgaTCTATCTGACATTTCAGAATCATAACGCACAACTTCCCtgacgttgtcagccaacccGTCTATACACAAAACAGGGCAAGGCGTAGCGTGTATATTGAGAACAGTCTAGTAAAAGCATTACATGTCTTTACGCTTCAACGTCAGAGGATGGCAAGTAGACCTACAGAAGGAAGATCACTGACAACAGTCAACTCACTTCAATTGCAGCATCTGGATTCGGACGGAAAATAAATTTGCTGTGACTTTGTTGGGCAGTGTAAATATTAACAAAGGTCTGGGGCCTGTTCTGAAGGGTGCAACGTTACAGAAAGTTTATAGAAATGTATTATATAGAGCAGATATTATGAATCATGTCAGCTCTTTTCATTACAATTTTATCTGCAATGTTCTGAATGTTTCACCAGTACTAGTACCAAATGAATCTCTGGAACAAGGAAGAATGGCGACTGCACCTATTTTTGTATTCCATGGCAGGTGGTCTGTTACGTATAATACCCTCTTTATTCCTGTATCCTCTTCTCCACACAACTCCCCCCAGCCCGGGAAGTTTTCAAAAGCTTCCCAgctgtatttattttttacaagatCACAAACATCGGGTAGCAGTGCTTCTCTTAACATTTAATAACGGCATCTAGTATAATATccatttagctacatgtattcaTTTTACGAAAGGCAGATTCAATGTCATTTCTTTTGAGAAATATCAAGCCAAGACCTTAATATCTAACAGCCGGCACTGGCTATTATATTTCCATAGttgctagtgaaagtctacacacccgttgcacagtcttcacattttgctggcAAAAAAAGACAAAACGGGATTAAATTTGATTATTTTCCAACCGATCTACAAGGTAGGGGAAAAAACCCAAATTGTATTcctttttagatttaattttaaggcagcaaaaatGTGATGAccgtgcaaggggtgtgtagactttcacgaGGCACTGCAGGTCTTCATACTGAATACAACATTCTCTACCCCtcatattgatgtaggctactaTTCTTTGTTCTACCTGTGCTATAATTTTGTGAGTTTGACATAAAAATACATAATGGGTCCATCAATTGCAGTGTACACAAATTGAAAAGAAATTCTAGTAAACTGAGTAGTCAACACCTGTGTGACTAAAACAATTTGGCTTGACATTctattatacatttttttaataGGGATACTTCGCCAGAAAGCATCAAACATTCAAACTAAGCTAGTAAACTGTTGAGTCACTTGTCATGTTAGCCCTATTGACCAGAAGGGGGCAGTAGATAAGTGAGGAAACATCTCAGAACTAAAATTGACAGTAAAACAAAGCAGCAAACTTAAAACACAAACAAATTCAGAGCAGAATGGAAGATAACGCATGTTGAACATTAACACAGGTCCAGGGGGAAGGTTCTTCccaatgatgtgtataaaccctggatgactgacagggggcgctgtatTGAAGCCACAGCACAGCCATCTTGGTACTCCTCCTCCATCGTAAAAAATAGATTGCGCAAGCTATTGAAATGCATTTAATGTCCACATTTGTATTTGACACTTATTCTATTAAGACACTtgaatgcatacttttaaattatagtatgtgagctaaacatacaacaaatatctaaaaacatattccttaagtctttttttttttgtcttttttttttgtactagtgttactgtccccactacaacaacaaaacaagtattaaatacatgtaattttgtccttcaaacatttaattgaaatactgtagaattccattaattcccATGGAGGACtactcctactggggagtgccaatatggccgaccagtggcttcaaagcctctcaactGCCAATAAATatcatccagggtttatatacatcctTGGGTCTTCCCCTGCTGTGGCAGGCAGCAGTTCAGTGTACTGGGTCTGATGAAGCAAACTGTGTGGAAAGATGTTACAGCGGCCCCATGTGGTCAGGGCTGGGCAGTGAAGCTGAAAACAGGGCACTGGACAAGGCAGGAAACTCTTTGCAGAATGTAACAAAAAAagctatttatttttttcatttttcccAAACCAGGGTGGACATTTTCTCAGGTTGTTTGTCAAAGTGAGTGTCTCGTATGTCTTCATAGTCATGTCTGTTGTGTGCTTCCTCCAGATGCACGCATCCGTGCTCACACATACGcagctgtatacacacacattcacacacacacgtagccaATCACATACACACTCCTAAGAGTCCTCATTCATCTCTTGGCTATCTGTCCTCGCAATTTTGTGTGGAGGTGCtggactccctccctctccttgctCCTGTTCCCTCTTCTTCGCTGCATTCTGTTCAACAGAAGAGGACAATTAGTACTGTCACTCACCTGATTGACAACCTCCTCTACAAAGTTGATGTTCCGTTTCGGAGTGAGCATGGCTGACCATACTTTAAGCAGTTCCTGGTAGGTGACAGGTCACATCTGTTACTCTTGCATGACACCTTACATTTACATGTGAATAGCATCTATTCATTTAGGAATGGGAAGCCCCTACCAACTCACCTTTTTGTCCCACTGTTGGTGAAGGTAGCGCAAGAGGATATTTGTTTTCTCTGTGACAATGACTAGGAAGTAAAAGAGAAATCCATTAATAAAGAATAATTTAGTTGTTTTGTAAGGGGAAATTGCTTCTCTTGAGTTTCCAATAAAAATTTCTAGCAGTACATGTTTCCCAAGACAAAGCAAATAAAGACTAATCAAAGTCTGTGCTCTTCAGTAAGGATGAAGGAACTTACTCTGTTCTGAGGGGTACTCGCATGTCGGGAGGTACACGGACGGTCTTCGGTTCTGTAAAAAGTTATTTAAAAGCGTTTCAGGTGTAGCAAAACTGATGATGTTCATCTGTCATATTACAAATGTTCTGATAGATTTGAGTAAGTGCTCACCGATGCTTTGCACACAGAGTCTGCATGGAACAGGCTGAAGTTGCTCTTGTTGTAAACGGGGAGACCCTTTAAGAAATCTGCCTGTAGAAACATTATTCAGTCTGTGTTGTATAGTATAGCTAAGTAAAGGTGTAGACTACATCTAAAATAACACCAGCTGCCAATTTTGCAGAGCTTCATCCTAGTCCTGCAGCTCCTGGGAGACCAAGCCTCCTGGAAGATTCTGTACAATTCCTTCCCTTATCTATCATGTCTGGTTTTAGGTTAGCCAAGTACCTCAACTCCTCCACACTGAGATTCAATTGGCACATGAGCATTAGCGCTGAGGTGGTTGTATGTGATTAACGTTTTATTAAaaagaaacaaagaaaggcacgcaacagaggacaaacataggtacatggTAAGGGTTTAAGAATTCACGTTTTTTTAAGTATTGACACAGAGCGACTCGAAGGAGTCAGAGGTTCATTAAAAAAACTATAGTCTGCGCTCAACCCAGTGGAGGAGTTGAGGTACTTGGCTAGTTTAGGTTGACATCTAGTTAGTGAAATATGAAGGATGCTTTACTACCCATTTGACAGCGTTTGGTTCAAACTACAGAGAGAAGCAAAGGACTGTATGTTCTGGAATACATGACCTCCAAGACACCATGGGGTGGGTGGGGTATACCCC
This window encodes:
- the LOC121540412 gene encoding DET1- and DDB1-associated protein 1, whose protein sequence is MDKADFLKGLPVYNKSNFSLFHADSVCKASNRRPSVYLPTCEYPSEQIIVTEKTNILLRYLHQQWDKKNAAKKREQEQGEGGSPAPPHKIARTDSQEMNEDS